The following proteins are co-located in the Polystyrenella longa genome:
- a CDS encoding AAA family ATPase has protein sequence MPTENHLLEIQQYFQAGYGLIALNTFEEERWLNGIREMATREQRQLDEWSAVVTLDSRASLLDQLKLMASGEQNHRLLLLKDIQPQFEDPQIVRALREASQHGQRYANTILLMGPDLHLPVELEKESILIELPLPDYETMQQLVEEVLLECDEKMDVSTLQDTPLFERLSQTVLGLTLSQARRTLVRGLHKTNNQINENLFLSLVADKQELLQGSDLLEYYDLTTDMESVGGLETLKEWLEQRSSAFTESARRQGIPAPRGALIIGVQGCGKSLIARAVAHRLKFPLLRMDISTLLASERGISERNMRMALQAAETMAPSVLWIDELDKGFAGASIDSKNDSTLSRLLGRFLNWMEEQRGKVFVVATANNIDQLPPETIRRGRFDELFFVDLPNYYERSEIFKIHMQRRHCDPTDFSLHELVERTDGYSGAEIEQIVASTLLECYSTGRAVTQEELMETAEEVVPLSKTMEEKIFEMREWANGRCRRATPDSRVQQMLDHEKRSGHLAEEPTIATAQREWKRLAQQDSLSAAISEYVRVNDMCTFEEIQTDFTPYFDTRGEHGLVIRQNPKVMLAVKFSEELNLVLSQLITGRRIYLHPTEAEAYKRKLPLPVLKQVPEDRQREFAWLPTRLRSVPPVTRSPALSQVGRIRKPGAATSEA, from the coding sequence ATGCCGACCGAAAACCATCTTCTGGAAATTCAACAATACTTCCAGGCAGGGTATGGGCTGATCGCCTTGAATACCTTTGAGGAAGAACGCTGGCTAAATGGAATCAGAGAAATGGCGACGCGGGAGCAAAGGCAACTTGATGAATGGTCAGCGGTCGTCACGTTGGATTCGCGAGCATCGCTGCTGGATCAGCTTAAGTTGATGGCCTCAGGGGAACAGAACCATCGCCTGTTACTGCTGAAGGACATTCAACCGCAATTCGAAGATCCACAAATTGTGCGCGCACTTCGCGAAGCCAGCCAGCACGGACAACGGTACGCCAACACCATATTGTTGATGGGCCCTGATCTGCACCTTCCCGTCGAATTGGAAAAAGAGTCAATCCTGATTGAGTTGCCGCTACCCGACTACGAGACTATGCAGCAACTAGTCGAAGAAGTCCTGCTGGAGTGCGATGAGAAAATGGACGTATCGACGCTTCAAGATACCCCACTGTTCGAGCGACTTTCCCAAACAGTATTGGGGCTGACCCTCTCACAGGCACGTCGGACATTGGTACGCGGCTTACACAAAACTAATAATCAGATCAACGAAAACCTGTTTCTCTCACTGGTCGCGGATAAACAGGAGTTGCTTCAGGGCTCGGACCTGCTTGAATACTATGACCTCACGACGGATATGGAGAGCGTCGGTGGGTTGGAAACCTTGAAGGAATGGTTAGAGCAACGTTCTTCCGCTTTCACCGAGTCAGCTCGCCGCCAAGGTATTCCCGCTCCTCGAGGGGCGTTGATCATTGGTGTTCAAGGTTGCGGTAAAAGTCTCATTGCACGCGCTGTTGCTCATCGTTTGAAATTTCCCCTGTTGCGAATGGACATCTCTACCCTGCTCGCTTCGGAACGCGGAATTTCTGAACGTAATATGCGAATGGCGCTGCAGGCCGCTGAGACAATGGCACCTTCGGTGCTCTGGATTGACGAACTCGATAAAGGGTTCGCGGGCGCTTCGATTGATTCGAAGAACGACTCGACTCTCTCCCGTTTGCTCGGTCGATTTTTGAATTGGATGGAAGAACAGCGAGGCAAAGTCTTCGTCGTCGCGACGGCCAATAATATTGACCAACTTCCTCCAGAGACGATACGTCGCGGTCGATTTGATGAACTCTTCTTTGTCGATCTTCCAAACTATTACGAACGTTCGGAGATCTTCAAAATTCACATGCAACGCCGCCATTGTGATCCTACTGATTTTAGTTTGCATGAACTTGTTGAGAGAACGGACGGATACAGCGGTGCCGAAATTGAACAGATTGTCGCTTCCACTTTACTGGAATGTTACAGCACAGGCCGCGCTGTCACTCAGGAAGAGCTGATGGAAACGGCCGAGGAAGTCGTCCCCCTTTCCAAAACGATGGAAGAGAAAATCTTTGAAATGCGCGAGTGGGCGAATGGACGCTGCCGCCGCGCGACGCCGGACAGTCGGGTGCAGCAAATGCTCGATCATGAAAAGCGAAGCGGGCATCTGGCGGAAGAACCGACGATTGCCACAGCGCAGCGAGAATGGAAACGGCTCGCTCAGCAGGACAGCCTTTCGGCGGCCATCTCCGAATATGTGCGTGTGAACGATATGTGTACCTTCGAAGAAATCCAGACCGACTTTACCCCGTACTTCGATACTCGTGGTGAGCATGGTCTCGTGATTCGTCAGAATCCCAAAGTGATGCTAGCCGTGAAATTCAGTGAGGAACTGAACCTGGTGCTGTCACAGTTAATTACGGGGCGAAGGATTTATCTTCATCCCACCGAAGCGGAAGCATATAAACGCAAACTGCCCCTGCCCGTCTTGAAGCAAGTTCCCGAAGATCGCCAACGAGAATTCGCCTGGCTTCCCACGCGCCTGCGGAGCGTCCCCCCCGTAACTCGAAGCCCGGCGTTAAGCCAAGTCGGTCGCATTCGCAAACCAGGAGCGGCTACCAGCGAAGCTTAA
- a CDS encoding PKD domain-containing protein — translation MRRLLICCLILFATDLPVSADELHKIDPLVRVIDLNIGEEATVPLCDGSECTVKLLELKEHRDPIRLAVRSSDLKLLVDGEEVHLKGGCYLLPKPVGSVKIDCTVTKGLNSNGTPAFWGLKKDARFRLWPVDSPLVTPGTMIYPVKQDWLATRTWFDNETVDGGNSILKRIYYHSGLDIGASEGLVEVIAATDALVVQRGEEVLEGHREGTPTSPRYDVVYLLDGRGWYYRYSHLKEIDPAIQPGTFIKMGTRIGTAGKEGASGGWSHLHFEMKSKQPSGEWGTQAGYAIMREICIRDEGLNIIANARPGHFIVAGQETTLDGSRSWSAEGDLLYEWIFDDGTTEKSPQFSKVYPQPGYFTETLKVSDEEGNVDYDFTSVIVLDPKDLQHYPPSLNANYYPSQNLKAGDEITFKVRAFRMQGGKEEWDFGDGSPVFVTESPSDSKPFDPDGYAVVKHQYNQPGNYIVTVRRTSTDGYPATTRLHIPVGK, via the coding sequence ATGCGACGCCTGTTGATTTGTTGTTTGATCTTATTCGCTACCGACTTGCCGGTCTCCGCCGATGAATTGCACAAAATCGATCCGCTCGTTCGAGTTATTGATTTGAATATTGGTGAGGAAGCGACTGTCCCTTTATGTGACGGTTCCGAGTGCACAGTGAAGTTACTCGAACTGAAAGAACACCGCGATCCTATCCGGCTTGCAGTGCGTAGTAGCGACCTGAAATTACTCGTCGACGGAGAAGAGGTCCACTTGAAAGGCGGATGTTATCTGCTACCCAAGCCAGTGGGATCGGTCAAAATCGACTGCACTGTGACCAAAGGACTTAACAGCAATGGCACACCGGCCTTCTGGGGTTTGAAAAAAGATGCCCGTTTCCGACTCTGGCCCGTTGATTCACCTCTGGTCACGCCGGGAACGATGATTTATCCCGTCAAACAGGATTGGTTGGCCACGCGCACCTGGTTCGACAATGAGACAGTCGACGGTGGGAATTCCATTCTGAAAAGAATCTACTATCACTCTGGTCTCGATATCGGTGCCAGTGAAGGACTCGTTGAAGTGATTGCCGCCACGGACGCTCTGGTTGTACAGCGAGGTGAGGAAGTTCTGGAAGGTCATCGGGAAGGAACACCCACCAGTCCGCGCTACGATGTTGTATATCTTCTGGACGGTCGCGGTTGGTATTACCGGTACTCGCACTTGAAAGAAATTGATCCCGCCATTCAACCGGGAACTTTCATCAAAATGGGAACCCGTATTGGTACCGCTGGGAAAGAAGGTGCAAGTGGTGGCTGGTCTCATCTTCACTTCGAGATGAAAAGCAAACAACCTTCAGGTGAATGGGGTACGCAAGCGGGTTACGCCATTATGCGGGAAATCTGCATTCGTGACGAAGGCTTGAACATCATCGCTAATGCGCGCCCGGGACATTTCATTGTGGCTGGCCAGGAGACGACTTTAGACGGCAGTCGATCATGGAGCGCTGAAGGTGATCTGCTATATGAGTGGATTTTCGATGATGGAACAACTGAAAAATCGCCTCAGTTCTCCAAAGTCTATCCCCAACCAGGGTACTTCACAGAGACACTCAAAGTCTCGGACGAAGAGGGCAATGTCGACTACGATTTCACTTCGGTGATTGTGCTCGATCCAAAGGACCTGCAGCACTATCCGCCTAGTCTCAATGCGAATTATTATCCCAGCCAGAACCTGAAAGCGGGTGACGAAATCACATTCAAAGTTCGTGCATTTCGTATGCAGGGGGGAAAAGAAGAATGGGACTTTGGAGACGGATCACCCGTTTTCGTAACGGAGTCGCCCAGCGATAGCAAACCTTTCGATCCAGATGGATATGCCGTCGTAAAACATCAATACAACCAACCTGGAAATTATATCGTCACGGTCCGCCGCACTTCCACCGACGGATACCCCGCGACGACTCGACTACACATTCCCGTAGGGAAATAA
- a CDS encoding sialidase family protein has product MLHLRPIFPLCGMVAALFLTGLNTSVSAAEPVTRGYTIPIIDISGESDRQIIVDREEGQYLGHPTTVLLEDKKTIIAVYPKGHGKGGIVMKRSEDGGLTWSDRLTVPENWATSREVPTLYRVVDPQGVKRLIMFSGLYPIRMAVSEDDGLTWSPLEPIGDFGGIVAMADLVRLKDGRYLTLFHDDGRFIREDSKQSKPIEFHVYQSLSSDGGLTWSQPEAIAFLPEAHLCEPGIVRSPDGNQLAVLLRENSRQHNSYVIFSEDEGVTWSEPRELPAALTGDRHQARYANDGRLLITFRDTTLESATKGDWVAWVGTYDDIVEGREGEYRIRLMDNTKGADCSYPGNILLPDGTFVLTTYGHWTAGEAPYIVSVRLKLAELDARLEK; this is encoded by the coding sequence ATGCTTCATCTCCGTCCTATCTTCCCGCTCTGCGGGATGGTTGCAGCGTTGTTCTTGACCGGTTTGAACACGTCGGTTTCCGCCGCAGAACCTGTGACCCGAGGTTACACGATTCCTATCATCGATATCTCCGGAGAATCAGATCGACAAATCATCGTCGACCGCGAAGAGGGACAATACCTCGGTCACCCGACAACCGTGCTGTTAGAAGACAAGAAAACGATCATCGCCGTCTATCCGAAGGGACATGGAAAAGGAGGCATTGTGATGAAACGGTCGGAAGATGGTGGGCTCACCTGGTCCGACCGTTTGACTGTGCCGGAAAACTGGGCGACATCGAGAGAGGTCCCCACCTTATACCGGGTTGTGGATCCGCAGGGTGTCAAACGTTTGATCATGTTCTCTGGACTATATCCCATCCGAATGGCAGTCTCGGAAGACGATGGTCTGACCTGGTCCCCGCTGGAACCGATTGGTGACTTTGGGGGCATTGTCGCCATGGCCGATCTGGTCCGGCTAAAAGATGGTCGTTACCTGACGTTGTTCCATGATGATGGTCGCTTTATTCGTGAAGATAGCAAACAAAGTAAACCAATCGAATTCCACGTTTATCAATCACTCTCTTCCGATGGCGGCCTAACCTGGAGCCAACCGGAAGCGATTGCCTTTCTCCCAGAGGCTCATCTGTGTGAACCAGGAATTGTGCGATCTCCCGATGGCAATCAACTCGCCGTTCTGTTGCGTGAGAACAGCCGACAGCATAATAGCTATGTCATCTTCTCCGAAGATGAAGGCGTTACCTGGAGTGAACCACGCGAATTGCCAGCCGCACTGACGGGTGACCGGCATCAGGCACGCTATGCCAATGATGGCCGACTGCTCATCACTTTCCGCGACACCACCTTGGAGAGTGCGACCAAAGGGGATTGGGTCGCCTGGGTCGGAACCTATGACGATATCGTCGAAGGTCGCGAAGGAGAGTACCGCATTCGTTTGATGGATAACACCAAGGGGGCAGACTGTTCCTACCCTGGAAACATCCTGCTGCCGGATGGAACGTTTGTGCTGACGACTTATGGGCACTGGACTGCGGGCGAAGCACCGTACATCGTCAGCGTCAGACTGAAACTAGCCGAGTTGGATGCTCGACTTGAAAAGTAA
- a CDS encoding alpha/beta hydrolase: MPLDPQAEDFLQKYYKLNLPPLSEMTVQNLRSMVAPATGDLEPVSRIENLDIPGPHGEISIRIYYPQLSELESPRSAIVYFHGGGWVTGNLDAYDHLCCALCNRSESIVVSVHYRCAPEHPFPIPLDDSYAATKWVADHLTGWDIPVEKLVVMGDSAGGNLAAATCLKARDANEPRIGYQVLIYPITDYNLQTVSYRENAEGYMLTRDSMAWFWEQYVPEELDRHDPLVSPLRTDELKGLPPAYLLTCEFDPLRDEGIAYGRKLQEQAVPVQFVHCSGMIHGFFRRVDIFNLSLIKVQEIADAIHEL; encoded by the coding sequence ATGCCCCTGGATCCCCAAGCAGAAGATTTTCTGCAGAAGTATTACAAATTGAATCTGCCTCCACTGTCTGAAATGACCGTTCAGAATCTGCGGAGTATGGTGGCCCCCGCGACGGGAGATCTCGAACCGGTCTCTCGAATCGAAAATCTGGATATTCCCGGCCCACACGGCGAGATCAGCATTCGTATCTATTATCCACAGCTATCCGAACTCGAATCGCCTCGTTCAGCTATCGTGTATTTCCATGGTGGTGGCTGGGTCACAGGCAATCTCGATGCTTACGATCATCTCTGTTGTGCGCTCTGTAATCGATCCGAAAGTATTGTCGTCTCCGTCCATTATCGTTGCGCTCCCGAGCACCCCTTCCCCATTCCGCTGGACGATTCTTATGCAGCGACAAAATGGGTTGCCGACCACCTGACGGGTTGGGATATTCCAGTGGAGAAGCTGGTCGTCATGGGAGACAGCGCCGGTGGAAATCTCGCCGCCGCGACTTGCTTGAAAGCACGCGATGCAAATGAACCTCGCATTGGTTATCAGGTATTGATTTATCCCATCACCGACTACAACCTGCAGACTGTTTCATATCGAGAAAATGCAGAAGGATATATGTTGACGCGTGATTCGATGGCTTGGTTCTGGGAGCAATACGTGCCCGAGGAACTCGATCGTCACGATCCCTTAGTCTCTCCTCTGCGGACTGATGAGCTGAAGGGACTGCCTCCCGCATACTTACTCACCTGTGAGTTTGATCCTCTGCGAGATGAAGGGATTGCCTACGGACGTAAACTGCAGGAACAAGCCGTTCCAGTTCAATTCGTCCATTGCTCCGGTATGATTCATGGATTCTTTCGCCGAGTCGATATATTTAATCTTTCACTGATAAAGGTTCAAGAAATCGCTGACGCCATTCATGAACTCTGA
- a CDS encoding ATP-grasp domain-containing protein → MRVGILSHSESWYYRELNRALTDRGHQTVLLDFHQLTASLCENDILFDGKFDGKQESSVNLLELDAILVRSMPAGSLEQVIWRMDLLSRLEAQGVQVLNKPKGLECAIDKYLTTARLQSAGLPVPPTIVCESTDQACEAFETLGGDVVVKPLFGSEGRGIIRMSDPDLAWRTFRTLEATASVLYLQKFIQHEGADIRGLILNGHLVGGMKRLAGNNFRTNISVDGTPTRYELTEHEEQLCLQAAATVGVEFAGVDLLYDCQSGQPYVLEVNGVPGWRALEQVNQINVADILVEELASRS, encoded by the coding sequence ATGCGCGTCGGTATTCTGAGTCATTCCGAGAGCTGGTATTACCGGGAACTGAATCGCGCCCTGACAGATCGCGGTCATCAAACGGTCTTGCTCGACTTCCATCAACTGACCGCTTCTCTATGCGAGAATGACATCTTATTTGACGGTAAATTTGATGGTAAACAGGAATCGTCGGTCAATCTGTTGGAATTGGATGCGATACTCGTTCGTTCCATGCCAGCGGGTTCACTGGAGCAAGTCATCTGGCGGATGGATTTGCTTTCGCGATTGGAAGCTCAGGGAGTTCAGGTACTGAATAAACCGAAAGGGTTGGAATGTGCCATCGATAAATACCTGACGACCGCCCGACTGCAATCGGCTGGATTGCCTGTTCCCCCTACTATTGTTTGTGAATCGACAGATCAGGCGTGTGAAGCGTTCGAAACATTGGGAGGCGATGTCGTTGTAAAACCGTTATTCGGTTCTGAAGGACGCGGCATCATTCGAATGTCGGATCCTGACCTCGCTTGGCGAACATTTCGAACCTTGGAAGCGACTGCCTCTGTCCTGTATCTACAGAAATTCATTCAGCACGAGGGGGCCGACATCCGGGGTCTTATTCTGAATGGACACCTGGTAGGCGGAATGAAGCGATTGGCGGGGAATAATTTTCGGACGAATATCTCCGTCGATGGAACACCCACCCGCTACGAATTGACAGAACACGAAGAGCAACTTTGCCTGCAGGCGGCGGCAACGGTGGGAGTCGAGTTTGCCGGAGTCGACCTTTTATATGATTGTCAGTCGGGACAGCCCTATGTGCTGGAAGTGAACGGAGTCCCCGGTTGGCGTGCACTGGAGCAGGTGAACCAGATCAACGTTGCTGATATCCTCGTAGAAGAGCTGGCATCGCGATCCTGA
- a CDS encoding IclR family transcriptional regulator → MSKTASSSEEPKKSYRAPALEKGLDVLELMANAPHAMNLTDIARELGRTKQELFRIMASLQSRGYLLRDEAQRYRASTKMFELGSRNYSTQALVARSMPHMERLVDELGESCHLNIIVQDRMMVVARAECPSDVSLAVRVGAAFQLHQRISGRVALAFMNEERLAQYWERVCEPADVVETIEMELKQIRLNGFDLADSPLLRGVKDCAVPIIKGNCHLLGVLCVSYLTRVDEAIDRESLPEFLKQTALSIVAEFSPQPEIMDEDGIEFTELAESLTRSIK, encoded by the coding sequence ATGAGCAAAACTGCATCCTCAAGCGAGGAACCTAAAAAGTCCTACCGCGCCCCTGCCCTGGAAAAAGGGCTCGATGTTCTGGAATTAATGGCGAATGCACCGCACGCCATGAATTTGACGGACATTGCGCGCGAGCTGGGACGCACTAAGCAGGAACTTTTCCGAATAATGGCTTCTCTGCAGAGCAGAGGCTACCTGTTACGTGATGAAGCTCAGCGATACAGAGCCAGTACAAAGATGTTCGAACTCGGTTCACGCAACTATTCGACGCAGGCGCTGGTCGCACGTTCGATGCCGCATATGGAGCGGCTGGTGGATGAACTGGGAGAATCCTGCCATCTAAATATTATCGTGCAGGACCGAATGATGGTGGTTGCGAGAGCGGAATGTCCTTCGGATGTTTCTCTGGCGGTGCGAGTGGGTGCCGCTTTTCAGTTGCACCAACGGATTTCCGGCCGAGTTGCCCTCGCCTTTATGAACGAGGAACGGCTGGCTCAGTATTGGGAGCGAGTTTGTGAACCTGCGGACGTGGTCGAAACCATCGAAATGGAACTCAAACAAATCCGCCTTAATGGTTTTGATTTAGCCGACAGTCCCTTGCTGCGTGGCGTAAAAGATTGTGCCGTTCCTATTATTAAAGGGAACTGCCATCTCTTAGGAGTATTGTGCGTGTCTTATTTAACACGCGTGGACGAAGCCATCGATCGGGAATCGTTGCCCGAATTCCTGAAACAAACGGCCCTTTCCATCGTCGCTGAATTCAGTCCTCAACCGGAAATAATGGATGAGGACGGTATCGAATTCACGGAACTGGCCGAGTCTCTGACGAGATCAATCAAATAA
- a CDS encoding PSD1 and planctomycete cytochrome C domain-containing protein gives MKRISSQLINENRSRWFLASLAMIAVCLLCSSDAKAAEKPTEEQLRFFETKIRPLLLNSCVDCHSEDLAESDLRLDNLAGMLHGGKAGPALIPGKPASSLIITAIGYQDGTLQMPPDEKLPKSAIADLKRWVEMGAPHPESDQITDTIKKSGVDFEAGRQHWAFQPVQKPEIPQLTATSEEWVKNPIDAFILKSLENQQLQPLAPADKRTLIRRATFDLTGLPPKPEEIDAFLADDSPEAFSTVVNRLLDSPHYGERWGRHWLDVARYADSNGLDENVAHGNAWRYRDYVIESLNNDKPYDQFLQEQLAGDLLNAVEPETDYHLKNERLIATGFLSLGPKVLAEVDSIKMEMDIIDEQLDTVGRSLMGLTLGCARCHDHKFDPVAQADYYAMAGILKSTKTMESFKIVAKWNENEIASPDQQAQKEAQQAKIEAKKTEITGLVASATESLKQRLAPDGKLSEKPETQFTAEEQTQLKTLREEQKNLEANLPVLPTAMSVKEGEAEDIQIHIRGSHLTLGDTVARGFPQVIEIPVEYKIPDAQSGRLELANWLTNKEHPLMPRVMVNRIWRWHFGEGIVTTPDNFGLQGSKPTHPQLLDWLAATFIEKGYSLKEMHRLMMLSSTYQMSSEYDETTAERDPGNVYYWRFNARRLEAESIRDAVLAVAETLDREMGGNLLNVDNRAFVFNHESKENVDYDFGRRSIYLPVIRNHLHPVFSLFDYADASVLNGDRQTSTVATQALFLMNSPFLEEQTTAYANWLIAQESEVPARTNLLYVKSYGRLATTEEQERVQNFLAEFPDVWKSDHPDAEESAVTAATWQALCHAVLAANEFTYLR, from the coding sequence ATGAAACGGATATCGTCACAATTGATCAATGAAAATAGAAGCCGCTGGTTCTTAGCCAGCCTGGCTATGATCGCTGTCTGTCTGCTCTGTTCTTCTGACGCGAAAGCTGCAGAGAAACCGACGGAAGAACAACTCCGATTCTTCGAAACGAAGATTCGTCCCTTGCTGCTAAACTCCTGTGTAGATTGCCACAGCGAAGATCTGGCCGAGTCTGATTTGCGACTCGACAATCTGGCCGGCATGCTGCATGGGGGAAAAGCAGGACCGGCTCTGATTCCGGGGAAACCAGCCAGTAGCTTGATTATCACAGCCATTGGGTATCAGGATGGCACATTACAGATGCCGCCCGATGAGAAACTGCCCAAGTCAGCCATTGCTGACCTGAAGCGGTGGGTCGAAATGGGAGCACCACACCCGGAAAGTGATCAGATTACGGACACTATAAAAAAATCGGGTGTCGATTTTGAAGCAGGCCGTCAGCATTGGGCATTTCAGCCAGTTCAAAAACCGGAAATCCCCCAGTTAACAGCAACATCAGAAGAATGGGTCAAAAACCCGATTGATGCGTTTATTCTCAAATCACTTGAAAACCAACAGCTTCAACCGCTCGCACCTGCTGACAAACGGACTTTGATTCGTCGCGCAACGTTTGATTTAACAGGCTTGCCTCCCAAACCGGAAGAAATCGATGCTTTCCTGGCAGACGATTCGCCGGAGGCATTTTCGACTGTTGTCAACAGATTGCTCGATTCGCCTCATTACGGAGAACGCTGGGGGCGTCACTGGCTCGATGTCGCACGCTACGCCGATTCCAATGGACTTGATGAGAACGTCGCCCATGGTAACGCCTGGCGATATCGCGACTATGTGATTGAGTCGCTCAATAATGACAAACCTTACGATCAGTTTTTGCAAGAACAACTCGCCGGAGATCTGCTGAACGCGGTAGAACCCGAGACCGACTACCATCTGAAAAACGAGCGACTGATCGCGACAGGCTTTCTGTCTCTTGGTCCTAAAGTGCTGGCCGAAGTTGATTCGATAAAGATGGAAATGGACATCATCGACGAGCAGCTTGATACGGTTGGACGCTCCTTGATGGGTCTGACACTCGGGTGCGCTCGCTGCCACGACCATAAATTTGATCCGGTGGCTCAAGCCGACTACTATGCCATGGCTGGCATTCTGAAAAGCACGAAGACGATGGAGAGTTTCAAGATCGTCGCCAAATGGAACGAAAACGAGATTGCATCCCCCGATCAACAAGCTCAGAAAGAAGCTCAACAGGCGAAGATCGAAGCTAAAAAAACAGAGATCACAGGGTTAGTTGCCTCAGCAACGGAAAGCTTGAAACAACGTCTGGCACCCGATGGAAAGCTTTCTGAGAAACCCGAAACACAATTCACTGCTGAAGAACAGACTCAATTAAAAACACTCCGTGAAGAGCAGAAAAATCTGGAAGCCAACCTTCCTGTACTTCCCACCGCGATGAGCGTGAAAGAGGGCGAGGCTGAGGACATTCAGATCCATATTCGAGGATCACACCTGACCTTGGGAGATACCGTCGCACGCGGATTCCCGCAGGTCATTGAAATTCCCGTTGAATACAAGATTCCCGACGCCCAGAGTGGTCGTCTTGAATTGGCTAACTGGCTAACCAATAAAGAGCATCCATTGATGCCAAGGGTCATGGTCAATCGCATTTGGCGCTGGCATTTCGGTGAAGGAATCGTAACGACTCCGGACAATTTTGGTTTACAAGGCTCGAAACCAACACATCCTCAATTGCTGGATTGGTTGGCGGCGACCTTTATTGAGAAAGGGTATTCGCTGAAAGAAATGCATCGCTTAATGATGCTGTCGAGTACCTATCAGATGAGTAGCGAATATGATGAGACTACTGCGGAACGTGATCCGGGCAACGTCTACTACTGGCGATTCAACGCACGTCGACTGGAAGCGGAGTCGATTCGAGACGCTGTTCTAGCCGTCGCCGAAACATTGGATCGCGAAATGGGGGGCAATTTACTTAACGTCGATAACCGGGCCTTTGTTTTTAATCATGAGTCGAAAGAAAATGTGGACTACGATTTTGGTCGTCGTTCTATCTATCTCCCCGTGATACGTAATCACCTGCATCCCGTATTCTCACTGTTTGATTATGCCGATGCGAGTGTTTTAAATGGAGACCGTCAGACGAGTACAGTCGCCACCCAAGCGCTCTTTCTGATGAACTCACCCTTCCTGGAAGAGCAGACAACGGCGTATGCGAACTGGTTGATTGCCCAGGAATCAGAAGTTCCGGCTCGCACCAACCTGTTATACGTCAAAAGCTACGGACGACTTGCTACTACTGAAGAGCAGGAGCGGGTACAGAATTTTCTCGCCGAGTTTCCCGACGTCTGGAAGAGTGATCATCCAGATGCGGAAGAGTCAGCGGTGACGGCGGCAACCTGGCAGGCCTTGTGCCATGCCGTTCTAGCGGCGAACGAGTTTACTTACCTGCGATAA